Proteins from one Xenorhabdus griffiniae genomic window:
- the ilvI gene encoding acetolactate synthase 3 large subunit, whose product MEMLSGAEMVVRSLIDQGVEHVFGYPGGAVLDIYDALHTIGGIEHILVRHEQGAVHMADGYARCTGNVGVVLVTSGPGATNAVTGIATAYMDSIPMVVLSGQVASSLIGNDAFQECDMVGISRPIVKHSFLVKKAEDIPDTIKKAFYLAASGRPGPVVIDFPKDTVNPALKFPYVYPEKINMRSYNPTVQGHKGQIKRALKTLAAAKKPVVYVGGGAINSACTTELLKLAEHFHIPVVSTLMGLGAFPATHRQSLGMLGMHGTFEANKAMHNSDVIFAVGVRFDDRTTNNLEKYCPEATVLHIDIDPTSISKTVTADIPIVGDAKQVLGQMLELLDSIEDTQDPDALKDWWLSIEQWRSRKCLDYDHTTVKIKPQAVIETLYRLTKGEAYIASDVGQHQMFAALHYPFDKPRHWINSGGLGTMGFGLPAALGVKLAKPEATVVCVTGDGSIQMNIQELSTALQYGLPVLVLNLNNRFLGMVKQWQDMIYAGRHSQSYMESLPDFVKLAESYGHIGIPIQTYDELEAKLTQALHEVTENQRLVFVDVTVDETEHVYPMQIRGGAMDEMWLSKTERT is encoded by the coding sequence ATGGAGATGTTGTCAGGAGCCGAAATGGTTGTCAGATCGCTGATCGATCAGGGCGTTGAACACGTGTTCGGTTATCCGGGCGGGGCAGTTCTGGATATTTATGATGCCCTGCATACGATTGGGGGAATCGAACATATTTTAGTGCGTCATGAACAGGGTGCTGTTCATATGGCGGATGGTTATGCGCGTTGTACCGGAAACGTTGGAGTTGTTTTAGTCACCTCTGGGCCAGGGGCAACCAATGCTGTGACGGGCATTGCAACGGCGTACATGGATTCAATTCCTATGGTCGTGTTATCTGGTCAGGTTGCCAGTTCCCTGATAGGTAATGATGCTTTTCAGGAGTGCGATATGGTGGGAATTTCCCGCCCCATCGTGAAACACAGTTTTCTGGTAAAAAAAGCAGAAGATATCCCGGATACCATTAAAAAAGCTTTTTACCTGGCCGCAAGTGGTCGGCCAGGGCCTGTTGTTATCGATTTTCCCAAAGATACCGTTAATCCTGCATTGAAATTCCCGTATGTGTATCCTGAAAAAATTAACATGCGTTCTTATAACCCTACTGTTCAGGGACACAAAGGGCAAATTAAACGTGCATTGAAGACGTTGGCGGCAGCAAAAAAACCGGTGGTTTATGTCGGGGGTGGTGCCATAAATTCAGCCTGTACCACTGAACTGCTGAAGTTAGCTGAACATTTTCATATTCCGGTCGTCAGTACGTTGATGGGATTGGGCGCATTTCCTGCAACGCATCGCCAAAGTCTGGGAATGCTGGGAATGCATGGGACTTTTGAAGCGAATAAAGCGATGCACAACTCTGATGTCATTTTTGCCGTAGGTGTGCGTTTTGACGATCGAACAACCAATAATTTGGAAAAATATTGCCCGGAAGCAACCGTATTACACATTGATATTGATCCAACCTCAATTTCTAAAACGGTAACGGCGGATATCCCTATTGTTGGCGATGCTAAACAGGTACTTGGCCAGATGCTGGAATTATTGGATTCCATAGAAGATACCCAAGATCCTGATGCCCTGAAAGATTGGTGGCTTTCCATTGAACAGTGGCGCAGCCGCAAGTGCCTTGATTACGATCACACGACAGTAAAAATCAAGCCACAGGCTGTTATTGAAACCCTTTATCGTCTCACCAAAGGGGAAGCCTATATTGCGTCAGATGTTGGTCAACATCAGATGTTTGCGGCTTTGCATTATCCATTTGATAAACCGAGACATTGGATCAATTCCGGTGGTTTAGGAACGATGGGATTTGGTTTGCCTGCTGCGCTTGGAGTGAAGTTGGCAAAACCTGAAGCTACAGTCGTGTGTGTGACAGGGGATGGCAGTATTCAGATGAATATTCAGGAATTGTCTACTGCCCTGCAATATGGTTTGCCTGTTCTGGTACTGAATCTGAATAACCGTTTCTTGGGTATGGTGAAACAATGGCAGGATATGATATACGCGGGGCGTCATTCTCAATCCTACATGGAATCCCTGCCTGATTTCGTCAAATTGGCCGAGTCCTATGGGCATATTGGTATCCCCATCCAAACTTACGATGAGTTAGAGGCGAAACTCACCCAGGCACTGCATGAAGTGACTGAAAATCAACGCCTGGTTTTCGTGGATGTTACCGTTGATGAGACAGAGCATGTTTATCCAATGCAAATCCGAGGCGGAGCAATGGATGAAATGTGGTTAAGCAAAACAGAGAGGACCTGA
- a CDS encoding AMP-dependent synthetase/ligase, with protein MTDPLHAYHLVNRLQQQFNEYPEKIAFRQWSPSERLEMNWQQVECTTISMAKALLSLGIEVQGKVGIFAQNCMAWSLVDLAILHLRAVTVPLYATNTGDQAAFILNDAGVQVLFVGGQEQYDIAITLLELCPKLAHLIVMDESVDLKGCPQALYLSAFIDNDYSQYQAELHRRIADQDLNDLFTLIYTSGTTGEPKGVMLDYRNMAAQLYLHDQRLTLTNQDVSLCFLPLSHIFERAWSYYVMHTGALNVYLTDTNLVREAMSDVRPTVMCSVPRFYEKVHSAILEKVSRASFWRRMIFNWALKRGEEHWMRRQKNKKGCPFTRGSYQLADRLVLNKLRGLLGGRVRFLPVAGARLDDAITRFFLSIGLDIKYGYGMTETCATVSCWEEKNYLLGSIGTPLPDVDVRISAEGEIQVRGPIVMKGYFNRLEETVHAFTEDGWLRTGDAGKLDDSGNLFITERLKDLMKTSTGKYIAPQMIEGTLGQDRFIEHIAVIADARQFVSALIVPSYEALEEYAKSINLHYRDRLELLRNHQVVELFERRLKEMQKNIVKFHQVKRFILLPETFSMEKGELTPTLKLRRKVIAQRYQREIESMYQD; from the coding sequence ATAACAGATCCTCTGCACGCCTATCACTTGGTTAATCGCTTGCAGCAACAATTCAATGAATATCCAGAAAAAATTGCCTTTCGGCAATGGTCACCATCAGAACGGTTGGAAATGAATTGGCAGCAGGTTGAATGCACAACAATATCTATGGCAAAAGCATTATTGTCATTGGGAATAGAAGTGCAGGGGAAAGTGGGTATTTTTGCGCAGAATTGTATGGCATGGTCATTGGTTGACTTAGCTATTCTTCATCTTCGGGCTGTGACAGTACCATTGTATGCGACTAATACGGGTGATCAGGCTGCATTTATTCTTAATGATGCAGGCGTACAGGTGTTATTTGTTGGCGGGCAGGAACAATATGACATTGCCATAACATTGCTAGAACTGTGTCCTAAGCTTGCTCATCTTATTGTTATGGATGAATCTGTTGACTTGAAAGGATGCCCGCAAGCATTGTATTTATCCGCTTTTATTGACAATGATTATTCGCAATATCAGGCAGAACTTCATCGCCGTATTGCGGATCAGGATTTGAATGACCTTTTCACGTTAATCTATACCTCTGGCACAACGGGAGAGCCAAAGGGAGTGATGCTGGATTACCGAAATATGGCGGCACAGCTCTATCTGCATGACCAGAGATTAACATTGACCAACCAGGATGTATCGCTCTGTTTTCTGCCGCTATCCCATATTTTTGAGCGGGCGTGGAGTTATTATGTCATGCACACAGGTGCTCTGAACGTCTATTTAACAGATACGAATCTTGTGCGTGAAGCCATGTCAGATGTGCGTCCGACGGTAATGTGTTCTGTTCCCCGTTTTTATGAAAAAGTGCATAGCGCGATCTTAGAAAAGGTTTCCCGTGCGTCTTTTTGGCGTAGGATGATTTTTAATTGGGCCTTGAAGCGGGGAGAAGAGCATTGGATGCGTCGGCAGAAGAACAAAAAAGGTTGTCCATTCACGCGCGGTAGTTATCAATTGGCTGACAGATTGGTGTTGAATAAGCTCCGTGGTCTTTTAGGGGGACGAGTACGTTTCTTGCCTGTGGCGGGAGCACGCCTTGACGATGCCATCACCCGTTTTTTTCTCTCCATCGGTCTGGATATCAAATATGGGTACGGCATGACAGAAACTTGTGCCACGGTGTCTTGCTGGGAAGAAAAAAATTATCTGTTAGGCTCAATTGGTACGCCATTGCCTGATGTTGATGTTCGCATTAGTGCGGAAGGGGAGATCCAAGTGCGTGGCCCTATTGTCATGAAAGGGTACTTCAATCGCCTGGAGGAAACTGTCCATGCCTTTACGGAAGATGGCTGGTTGCGGACAGGTGATGCCGGAAAGCTGGATGATAGTGGTAACCTGTTTATTACCGAGCGCCTGAAAGATTTAATGAAAACATCAACAGGAAAATATATTGCGCCGCAAATGATTGAAGGAACGCTAGGGCAGGATCGTTTTATTGAACATATTGCCGTTATTGCTGATGCCCGCCAATTCGTTTCTGCGCTGATCGTTCCCAGTTATGAAGCGCTGGAAGAATACGCGAAATCTATCAATCTCCATTATCGTGATCGTCTTGAGCTGCTGCGTAACCATCAGGTTGTCGAGCTGTTTGAGCGGCGATTAAAGGAAATGCAAAAGAATATTGTTAAATTCCATCAGGTTAAACGATTTATTCTTTTGCCGGAAACTTTTTCAATGGAAAAAGGTGAATTAACACCGACACTGAAATTACGCCGTAAAGTTATTGCTCAACGTTATCAGCGCGAAATTGAATCTATGTATCAGGATTAA